The sequence AGGCACAACGGGCtgtctgctgaacccaccgagaggaatcgaacccctgattttagcgttgtaagtccgtagacttaccgctatactagcggggggaaTTATTTATGGAAACTAAAATTTTCATACGTTACAAATCTTACTAAGAAAGACAACAGTAAGGCTTTGACACCAGTCGCATAtacgagtatatatatatatatatatgatattttgatACTGAAGTGTTTTACAAAGTTAGCCACCAGAGTTCAACGTTCAATTATAAAATCTTATGTTAGATGTCAGCATCATTGCCCGAATATTTAAGTCTAAGGTTTTCGTTAAAACGAACAATTGCATATTTGAGgccctcgtaatctgagagttgaggattcgccctttcagtcgtggagtaTTAttatgtgcagtcaatcccatttttcttagataaaagtttgtttttgaatttcgcgcaaagttacacgagggctatctacgctagccgtccctaatttagcagtgtacgactagaatgaaggcagatagtcatcaccacccaccaccaactcttggactactcttttaccaacgaataataggatgaactgtaacattataacacccacacggctgaaagggcgagcatgtttggtgtgacgaggattcgaacccgcgaccctcaaattacgaatcgagtgccttaaccacctggccatgccaggccatgataaaagagtagtccaagagttggcggtaagtggtgatgactagctaccttccctctagtcttacactggtaaattagggatggatagcgcaaaGAGCCTTCTCGTAGCTTtgcgaaaaaaaaacaaaaaaacaacaaatttcatcTTTGAAGTTGTGAACGTTTCAAGTAAATATATTCTGAAAAAGCCATGttctaacatttaatattatcaagctaTTAAATGAACTGGATATGTTCGTTTTGATAATTTTTTGTGAACAGAGCTCGCAAACCAATACACATTCTTCATAATTGACTTTATTATGCAAACTTAACACAAAATATACTCAGTAATGTGTGAAATTTAACAGTATTCTTGCTTCAAGTTATGTAGTTCTGTGTGAAATTTAACAATATTCTTGCTATAgattatatatttagatatttagcAAGGTACACgaacttttaaaactttcatttctaCACTTTAGTTTATGGGATATTTGTCTAGAGTAATAGTAAAACGTTTTAAAGCATTGATTACTAttgattacattttaattttgtttattgtttattattatacttttgctacaaaaattgttttgtattgttaacttaaaacatttactttggtCTTACTAAAATTTCTTACGTTGGCCGAAAATCTAATAAGATGTTATTAGGATTATAGCCAAAAATATCGCTAACTGAAAGAGTGTCCATTGttgaaacaatgcattataatctTTAGAAGTATGAAAAGTATATTTCACCAGCAATTATCGTTGATTGTTTCCTTTAAAGTTTCGCTCTAAGTAGGTAGCGAGCTCTGAtcgaaagttaatattaataagcaggttcaaattgaaatttcaaatagaaacaaacaaaacaatgctaTAGTTAAACACCAGTtagtttttaagttaaattaagctgtttttatcataataattctTTAAATTATAACGTAAAACGGTAAGacagtataataaatgaaaaagtaaGTCTTACAGAATTGATGATAAAAGCAAAGGCAACTGTACGTTAGAAAATAGTGTTTATTAATTGATGACCATGGTGTGTACTTGATGATGCCTTTACTGGCGAAACCATAGTagttaataaatgaagtttttgtGGCATAcacaattgtctttttttttcctaaCTCGTGAATTCTCTAATCACGGTGTTTTATTAAGTACTGTCGGTTTCAAGTactagtaacaaaaaataaatgttaatatttcatcagTTGTTTTGGCTTGTCATTGAAGTGTGACTTTcgaaataataatagtaaaaatcaTTGTAAGATCTGTCTAGTTTAAACAATCGAAGTTAGTTTTGTGatatatagaataaaactgtatttgaaaagcttacttttattatagttattacaataataacatcattattattaagattttatCATACATGtcaatgttttaaattacaattaatagcagttttttaacattaaaaatgctaaatttaaagaatatttacttTCTTGCCTAGATGGCACTAAAGTACtaacattactaatattaaaGGGTAATGGAAGAAACAGGTGATGAAGCGTTATTGGAAACATCTGATTTCGTAGGCATGAAGGTTTCacattactttaattttttttttttttttttgtaagagaaTGAACTTTATCATAGTAATATTGCTGCAATATTTAGTAATCTTTATGTGGCAGCTGAAAAATATTATATgctattataaaataactaacaCTTTACAGTAAAGGACTGTTTCGTTCTTGATGATCATGAGGAAAAAGATATCCATTGTCTATATTTCTCTAAAGCCAAATAAGACAAAATATCTTGCAAgccttttaaactaaaatatattttaatattttcgtttttattaagatttattatgcaaatacatttttttgaaatgaagtctttattttgtttattactgtacttttgatatttttaggctattgaaaatattttagtaggaCCAAGTCATAATATAATATTCTCTTACGTGTGGATAGATGAATAGTTAAAGTAGATTTCTGAGAACTGTGAATGTTACTCCTGTTTTTTTTAGTTGTCCTAGAAATCACAGACCAGATACTGAGATAGACTTACTTGTGTAGTGGGAAATGTTTTTAGAAGTGCAAAGTCATCACGTGAATTGCAATACCATAAAATAGAataactgtagttaatataacaaaatacttgcaGGACAACAAAGGAGGGGGGGGACTGTTAGTTCAAAGTTGCTGTcccatatttaaaacaaactgaaattcaGCACtgatcatttaattatttataaagccTACCCTTAAGTTGCTTAAATTCACTGCACTTAATATTTTTGCTTGTTATCTGTATGATGGATAGAAAGTAAAATTGGTGTGATTAGGTTTCTGAACAACTTGTGATATTGATGAGGTACCAGGTAAGAAAATGTTATATGGGTTAGGGAAGATCTCTTTgaataagagaaaacaaaattttcttcaaaattatgtCAAATTGGACCATTGTTACTAGCACTTCAGGGGTCATTATTATGggctttacttttatttttgttaatgataTGATCaagtatatttaacaaataaagtttcCTGGTGATGTTAAGCTTGCATATGTCTTGCTGTGTGTTTAGATGTTATAAAATGACTTCAGTCAGTTAGTTAATGGATGTAtatttggaaaattatttttgattatattAAGTGGAAGATAATACATTTGTATTGGTCATAGTTTAAAGCacaattttaatatagaaaagaTTCCACCTAGTAGCATGACCAAAATAAAGGATCTTATCACAGTGGCAAATAAGTCATTCAAACTATTAAGGCTGTGTTCAGCACTAGTAGAAAAACTAATAGAATTACAGAATGTCTTTATAGACATGCTAGTCAAAAGGTAATTCTCAATGTACAAACTACTTGTTAGGCCTtgcttaaaatattgtgtaaagttTTGGTTTCCTTATCTAAAAAAGGAAATTGACTTATTAGAAAGGGTTCAGATGAGGGCTACATGGACGAAAGGgttattttctcaaaatattgaatattgttatgaaagttaattaatcaaaattaatttcttcattattctAACTATTTCTCTAGTTGAAATCTTGTCATTacgatttttttaattattaggtttcatTAATTTATGGTTGTCCATTTAGCAGTGTTAggacttacaaaaacaaattgaaactaTTGTTTCCAAATAATTACTATATTTGATTTTTCCAACTGTCAGTCTCCCATGAGATTAGTTAGTCACTAGATGAATGTCATCAACTGATAAGTCTAACAATTAAATATCAAAATCCACTAGTTTCCCACCTTTAGTTTACAGGTTCTTATTTTCTGTTGAGAAAAGAGGGATAAGTGATGATCTTGCTGATGTTTAGAGAATTATCTTGGTGAATGATATGACAAAGGTCTGATTTGTTCATGCTATATTATGAAAGCAATTAGACAAGAAGGCACAAGTTTAAGATTTGTAAAAGATAGGCCATTCTCATGTTgaagcagttttatttttataacaaagttattggCTTATGGAATAAGTAACTGTTGGCAGTAATGGAGAATACCACTTTGTTTGAAGGGGGCATCgacactttctttaaaaaaaaaaaaaggaagagaaaaGGTTTAAGTTTTCACTTTTACTCAAAGATGAGTGACAGGAATAGCCTTGAAGGATCAAATGGTTTCATGTTGCTACTGCCTTATGTTGAATTGAATTTTATaagaaattgtaatacaaatatttaagatGTAAGTTAAGGaggttgttttaaaattaagtttagtaTTGTGTTACATAGGTTAGAGACTAAAGTAATATGAAACCTTCATTTATACTGAAGTTCCTGTACATCCTTCATCAGGGTCATTAAGAAAGACTGACATAAATGTAAGAAATACTGGGCATGAAGGTAATGTTACAGAAACAAGCTAATGGAACAATGCTTGGTTTAATAAGTGCAAGTACATACACTTGTATGTGTAGCTGAGAAAGGGCATGATTCAAGTGTTCAAGGTTATTTGGAGCTTGTATAATCAGCCAGTGGGTTGCCTGTTTAATTGGTTGAAGGAATAAGTTGGATAATTGTGGAATTTGAGTCCATCTTTGTACTAGGTAACTATTCCCTGGTTAGCATTATGAATTTGTATGATAGTTGGCCTTAATGTGTGGtttttactgtttaaattaaCCTTTTTAGTATACAGATGTGAACAACTGAGTAAATCTTTGTTTAGGTTACGTTGTGACGGCTATCGTGAATCAACTGACATTCtgtcattttaatgtttataaaattgatATGTGGATTAAAGATAAACATACTTGATAATTCataaaccaaaatttaaaatgcatttttctttgtgttttcattatttggcAAGTACAATACTGGGAAAgtatacacacattttaaaaatatttttagcattttatatGGGGTATTATTTTGCTGAATGATGGGCAGTAAAAGTTAGAATTTTTGTGTATTACAATAAAATGCTTTATTGTTGTTTCATATTGCAGAAATGCATGCCAAAAATCCTGTGTTCAAGTTAACTTGTTTAATTTAGGTGGCAGATTTGAGAAAGGAATTGAAATTAAGAGGCTTAGCTATTACAGGCAACAAAAATGAACTAATTGAGAGGCTTCAAGAAGCCATGCATCTATCAAAGGGTATGTTTAACCTGTTTTATCCTATAGAAATGTTTATTCCATCTTATATTTACCTGACTTACTAAGTGGAGAAGGATGTAAAAAAAAGGtagatattttgtatatttcCAGAATCTGTGTAAGtgattatataaaaactatttgtaaCAACTAAACTATGTATGTACAGGGTGTTTAAGCTAAGTACATTGATTAACAAAAGAGGGAAGGAGTGATAACACTGACATCAAAATTCTGTTTTGATGATGTTAATCATTAGATTAAAAAACAGTGGAAGGATTACAAGACCTATCGAATAGCTGATCATTTAACATGGTGGAAatgaataaagttaatttatCTGACCATCATTTATTTAGAGATGGTTTTGTAGATAAATAAACCATTTAATCTTCCTTTGATTTGATTTTGGCAGTATTAAAAATTTTGAAGGTTTTGTGatgttaaatgttaatttattctataatgttgtttatctattCTGCTGTAAACATTgacatttgtaaataatttcagAACTATCCTGTACATGATTAGCAactagtttatttataaaaataaagaacatattTCTTCCATTTTTGAGAAATAAGActtggaaaatgtttattttatttttgttggcaTAGAACAAATACTGTGTTGTGTATCTTTGTGACTGACATAAAATTTAAGAGACAACATGAATGGATAACAATGAAGATTAGTACAAGCAACTTCATTAAACTTGAACTAAACTATTCCTTGCTACTCATTCAAGTtgtctttaaacattaaaattagttttcttacATTTTGAAGAATGTTTCTGAAGTTTCATATGAGATATTTTTTGTATGATGAGATACATAGCCAGTAAATTTAATGTGATTTCTCTTAGAATGCACATGCTTAGGATGaagttatttttatgaaacaaagtgTTGCTAATTGTAAGACAATATTTTTTGCATTAGTTCATTTGTTACAAAGTGTGTGTTTATATCCTACCCCCTTTGTGACAAACCATTTCCTAAATAGATTAGATTAACTCTTAAATGGCAGTCATCGGCAACTGATGCTGCACCTACAACGTTCCTGCTGTTTTAGGGTTAACTAATGATTTATGATTTggctttaaaatatatgtaaacttCATAAGAATTGACTGATGTTACTTACTCTCTCATTAGTATTATATGAAACATATTTAAGCTCCTTTATGATTAAACAATCTATGTATTtgttctttcaaaatttgttacaGGTACTTCATCACTGGTACAGTTTAAATCTatgaatgtaaaaaataatttttacattgcaGATGTAGACCAAACAGAGCCAAGAGATGAGGTGGATGAAGATGAGGTTCTTGGTGATGAGCACTTGTCTGGTGAGGACTCAAAACCAACAGAAGATCACAGGAGTGTTAACAAAGAAGAGATATTTGGTGCAGTAACAAAATCAGAAACGGAGATTCTGATTAAACCCATTGTCAAGGTGAAACCAAGCCCTAAGCAACAGATGAACAACACAAAAGTTGATAAAACATCCAGTAAGGCTACTGGAGTGATTAGAATTTCACAACCAGTTATACAACAGACGACACCTGTAAAAACCTCTGAGAAGAGTGTGGCTGAAGATCTAAAGAAGAAAGCAGTCATTACATCTATAAACAATTCCATTCCAGAAAaggtatttgtatatttttatcccTTAATAAACTTTCCAGGTAAATAATGACTACTAAAGGTAACTTGAATTTGATTTATTGTGTTGGACTTGGTCTGGACTAATGTTTAGTAAGATTAGATTGTGAATCTGAGAGTTTGTGGTTTATGCCAAAAGAAAGCACACTGCACTTTAAGGCTATTGGTACAATATAAGAATGATAATCAAATCCACTGTTTAGTCAGATAGGAAAATCTCAAGAGTGAGTAGGTCTTGCTGTTGACTGGCTTTCTTCCCTCTGGTTGATCAGTCTAGAATTATAAACAGTTCTTCAAAACTTTTGTGCAGttttgtacaaacattttaaacattttatactgtGATCTTTACTTGTCTCACCAAACATATTATCACATGTAGAACTACTAATTCTGATTTTCACCAATCATCAGTTATCACGTGTAGTACTATAACTTCTGATTCTCACCAAACGTCAGTTATCACATGTAGTACCATAACTTCTGATTCTCGCCAAACATCAATTATCAAATGTACTATAACGTCTAATTCTTACCAAACTTCAGTTATCACAAGTAGTACAACAACTTCTGATTCTCACCAAACTTCAGTTATCATGTATAGTATAACAAGTCCTAAGACTCAAATGAAAAAtagtaatgaatgttttttgaaCAAGACTCAAAACTTTTATCATTAAATGTATCATGTGTAGAAGTTAATTTTACAAGTTGTCTATGATACTGTATGgctgttaaaatgtatttgttatttaatgaGTATTCCTTTTTGTTTAAACAGGGATAAACTACAGCATGTAATGTGATAGCATTACGTAATTTTGTTTAGGTAAGACATTgctataatatttaaaatcataatttttatttttacataaatttagtACACCATACAGTTTAAGtacatttcacacacacacagtgtaaaAACTGTGTGAAGTAATCTTtacctttagtaaaaatacttgtatatcACAGGATATTATTAATTTCTATGATTTTACAAGTAATTTGTAAcagtattttgattttataatttaagcCTTCTCTGGATAAACCTGTGTATGTAGCACTTGTTTTGCTgtgaaataatgtaattatattcaATAAGCAAGAATTTCCACACAAATGATTTCTagcaatacaaaaaaattaaatacaattaattgattacaaactttaataaaaaaaggaaatatttcctTAAGTTTTCTCCTggataatacataaaaaaatactattaatttGGAATTAATAAATTAGTTCCTTAATCAGTCTTTGTATAAGTTGTGTAGtagaaatgataaaaacaaacatgtttattgaACCTTAtcaaatgtttgtataattattgttaaaaaattttCAGCATTCTTTCCCATCTTAAAATAGGTTTTTCACACATTCTTAAGTTTCCTGTTATACTTATTCATACATTTGTGAGATTCATGATATGTTTTCACACagtattaaactttgtttgtaacatttttatatttctgtataatcAACTGGTTCTTAAAACTTTTCCTTACAAACTAgttgtgatatttaaaaaaattacttaattagACGATGAGTAAACAAGTGTGAAATTTGCATGATCTAGTATTCAAGTTCAGTTCTACTGGTATACCTTgcctgttttttttcttttcttacaataACATTTGTTCATTAGCAAGAAGAGCATTCAATGTATATTTATAGGGAGCAATGCATGTTCCTGAAACTTCTAAGCTGTGGAAGTCTGAATCATATACAAGTACACAAAGCTCTAAAATTGGTAGCTGTGTATACCTGAAACCAAAAGTATATATGCAAATATAGGTACCTCTTTGATCCACAAACTAACcatcacacacacaaataaacttatttagaTTAATGcaacaatattgttatatttcttttatctacAGCCCACcagcggctcagcggtatgtctgcggacttacaacgctaaaaaccgggtttcgatacccgtggcaggcagagcacagatagcccattgtgtagctttgtgcttaattcaaaacaacaagaacaacaacaatcttTTATCTACAGTAAAACTCTTGTAAAGTTTGACTGCCAATTGTAAATAGAATATATACAAAAACGTTTAAGTGTGTTAGATGTAATATTTCAAACAGAATTGATTTGCTATTGACTTTGTTTCAATGGATAAGTTGCATTTTGATTAAGAAACACAGAAAAAGACTTAGTTATTCAGCACCTTGTCCAACAAATATAAGGTttggtaaaattttaaaacaagtgatgAAGTTCgatttttagatttttattaaataagttaataaaaaatagcAAAATTTGATATTCAACATTTTGTGTACAAGTTTTTCATGTCTGTAAATGTGTGACTAcataatttacacacacacacaaataagaaCAACATTCTAAAACTTGTTTTCtactttgtttgtgttttgtagaACAAATGGATTGTTCTAGCATTTTGTCTCtgtgaaaacaagttttaaaaaaaattcgtACTTCTGACAGatcttattaataatttaagattACTTTTATAGTTGAATGCAGAATGAcattaatgtatacatatatagctGAGAGTACTTGTGTGAATCCTATAAAGCTGTTTAAGAGTTGGttgtagttgtttttaatttgtctttattatattttgcaCTTGCAtgtatacaaaaattattttcatttctaagAAATGTTGTGGTCTTTAGTTTTGTGCTCAAACAAAACGTattgtaacaaattttatttttatacctcATCAGAGGCTATCTGTAGGAAAGGACAAACTTAGTGCAGCAAATGTTATCAACAAACTTCAAGCTAGAGCTGAAAGGTAGGTATGATCAGATAAAACTTTGTGACCTCAGGTGtttatctgaaaataatgttttatgtccatatattttttgtatgattAGTAAAGGTCAAATAGCTGTAtattataagtttgttatttGATAGGAGCACTGTCACcttcataatttataaatataattttttcattgttGTATCATGAAATAATTAACACATTCATGTCactgttttccatattttatttctgtaagtaaaacttttaaaaatatttagttgttaaGTATAAACTATAGTTTTACTTTACAAGTTACTTGTCGAGTGTTTAAAGAGCAGGCAAAATGTAAAAGgctgtacataatgtttgattTGTGAAAAAATGAGATATTACACATACTTTTAGTGTTcctaaaattacattataaaggAGTTATGCAATGATAAAAAATGTAACCATAATACAACTTTTATTCCATACCTCATCAATGTTCTCATTTGTTTAATATATGGATCATGTGATTAATACACAGGCCCTCATTTGTTTAGTGTATGGGCcacataattaatataaagttcctaatttgtttaatatattggtCATGTGGTTAATACACAGCTGTTGGCACTTACatgatttcttttaaattacagCAGTACTTGTTTTATTGACATATGCATATAAGAACACACATGTAGCGTATTACTTTCTGATTTAATTgtgttactttattttcattatgtcaATATCTCTATCCATGAGTAAAAGTGCTTTACAGTATAATCAATTACAACAACTGTAAATTTATTTGGTTATGTGTGCATCTTAATACACTGGTCCTCATTTACTTGATATAGAGACTATGTGGTTAATATGCAAGTACTTGTTTCATTAACACACAGGTCCTCATGTATAATCAATTGTGTGGATTGAGTGGTTAATATACAGGTCCTCATTTAATATATGGATTGTGTGGTTAATACACAATTACTTGTTTCATTAATGCACTGGTCCTCATTTAGTATGCTTGAAAGCTTATAGAACCATTTAGCATCTATGGAGGTGGAATTTTATTCATGGGGTTCTTTTATTATGATACTAAGGAAACTGCATAAAACATCCCTTTGTTTAGTATAATTTGTTCAATGTTTGTTATATGTACCTTCcttactaaatacattttatatttctgtaataataatactttctcaGTTCTTAGtcagtgttttatcttgtttgtGGCTTAGTCATAATGTCTTTTTGGTTCACACTTTAGTCACTGTATTACTGGTTTACATGTAGTTAGACTAGTTTGTGATTTAGTCATAGTGTCTCCTTGGTTCACACTGTATTCGTAGGTCATTTCACAGCTAAAGTTGTATTTTTCTTAACTTATCAATATTCTTTTTCCTAGGTTTGGCCTCACAGACAAAAGTAATGTTACAACATCAAGGAATGTGGAAACCTTGAGTTCATCAAGATATTCTGTAAGTAGACATCTACCAAAATTGACAGTTTTTATACAGTCTTTTTATACTTTTTGTGCATGGGTACATATACACATTTGTAGTTATGGACTGATCATGTGAAGCTAAAACCAACTTCTGGAAAAAAAGTGACAGTATCTAATAATGTCTTACTTTTTTCTGTACATAATACAGTAAGGATAATGAAACACAAACTTGCTCCTTCAAAACATATAGCAGTGAAATGCTTCGGATACCTATCAGTTTTTTTAtctaatgataaaaattattaggaaaatgatttaaaaatttacaattaacAAAAGAATCAATAAATGTGTAAACTGAAATTTTCTTAATTCCATCTTTCTATTGAAACAGAGGAGTTTATAGTAATTATATGAACAGGGTGTTTGTGTGTTAAGAAAATCCatttataataagtaataaataatatgaaaaaaaattatacatgcaactgtagttttgttaattttccaaagatataaatgtaaaaaaaatctgattttaacATTTGCATTAGgtaatcttttaaataaaaagtggCAACATTGaagattttgttaattttaaaacaaattattgtaattataaagtttttggaaaaaaacaaattttgatgtATAAAAAGGTTCCTGATTGctatttcacttttcttatttaagaaagtttgaaaatttaaacagataaactttctttgtaaaagtgataaattgcattttgttttaagtacaatatatttttttattattggaacTTTGAAGCTCTATTGTCTTgcagcctggcatgaccaggtggttaggaaacttaacttgtaatctgagggacacagtttcaaatcccagtcacaccaaacatgtttgcccttttagctgtgggggcattataatgagaTGGTctctcccactattcattgataaaagagtagcctaagagatggcCATGGGtggttgatgactagttgccttccatctggtcttacactactaaattaggcaTGGCCAGtttagatagccctcaagtagctttgtatA comes from Tachypleus tridentatus isolate NWPU-2018 chromosome 12, ASM421037v1, whole genome shotgun sequence and encodes:
- the LOC143233680 gene encoding uncharacterized protein LOC143233680 isoform X11, whose amino-acid sequence is MHLSKDVDQTEPRDEVDEDEVLGDEHLSGEDSKPTEDHRSVNKEEIFGAVTKSETEILIKPIVKVKPSPKQQMNNTKVDKTSSKATGVIRISQPVIQQTTPVKTSEKSVAEDLKKKAVITSINNSIPEKRLSVGKDKLSAANVINKLQARAERFGLTDKSNVTTSRNVETLSSSRYSVLDLEKLRNRAERFGQSVSEAMKQIEERERMLKRKKKFGSSTSGSSEERSLFFFWFFQKKKKRLERFGDV
- the LOC143233680 gene encoding uncharacterized protein LOC143233680 isoform X10 encodes the protein MHLSKDVDQTEPRDEVDEDEVLGDEHLSGEDSKPTEDHRSVNKEEIFGAVTKSETEILIKPIVKVKPSPKQQMNNTKVDKTSSKATGVIRISQPVIQQTTPVKTSEKSVAEDLKKKAVITSINNSIPEKRLSVGKDKLSAANVINKLQARAERFGLTDKSNVTTSRNVETLSSSRYSYVVLFSGVQVLDLEKLRNRAERFGQSVSEAMKQIEERERMLKRKKKFGSSTSGSSEERSLFFFWFFQKKKKRLERFGDV